GCCGCCATGACCGTGCGGGCGCTGCGCGGGGATCGCCCTCGCTTTGGTGTCTTGGCGGAAATCGGGTGCGGAACAGGGCGCATGCTGCAACGCTTCGCCCCTTACGCCGACTATCTCGTCGGCGCCGACCTCTCGTTAGCGTCCTTGCAGCGGTGTGCGGAGCGGATGCAACGGCTGGGGCTCGCCGAGCGGGTGCTTCTCGTGCACGCCGATGCCGCATTTCTACCTTTTGCGGATGCCACTTTTGACGCGGTCGCCAGTTGCCAGATGATTGAGCATGTGCCCAGCGACCGCATGCGACACCGCGTCGTCAGCGAAATCGCCCGTGTGCTTAAACCGGGAGGTCGCTATGCCATCTCCGGCTACCATTACTCGTGGTTGGTGCGGGCGTTCAAAAAGGAAGGTGTGCACAAAGGCGGTATCTACTTTTTCCGCTTTACCCGCGACGAGTTTTTGGCGCTGATCCGACCGCATTTGCCCGTAGAAAGGCTGCAGTCCATTTGCGGCTACGCGTGGTTAGCCAGCGGCACCAAACCCCTTGACAAAAAGCACACCTGACGCTATCTTGATAGGCGCCTTTTACCTGCGAAGCCGCGCGTTCTGGGGGTGATTTTCTGATGGCACTGAAGGTGGAGAAACTGGCACTGTGGAGCGGTGAGATTGAAGACAAACCTGGGTCGTTGTCACGGCTGTTGCAACCGTTGGCAGCGGCTGGCGCTGACTTGACAGTCGTGCTCGCACAACGCAACCCCGCCAAAATCGGTGTCGGCGATGTCTGGGTTTATCCCATTCGGGGACGCAAAGCAATGGACGCCGCTCGTTCCGTCGGTTTGAGCGAAGCCAAATCGCCCGTTGTTTTGCGCGTAGAAGGACCCAACAAGCCGGGCTTGGGGCACGCCCTCACCCAAGCGATCGCTGACGCCGGCATTAACCTCGCCTCCGTTCACGCCGCAGTGTTAGCAAATCGGTTCGTAGCCTTGTTCGCGTTTGACAACGACGCCGATGCCAACAAAGCCCGCCGCATCCTCGCCGGGTTCAAAGTGCCACGCCAGCGCCGCGCCCGCAAAGGTTAGGAAAATAAACCGGCTGGGGCGCAAAGGGGCGCTTGCGCCCCAGCCGGTTTTTACGCGGGCAAAGAGGGAACCGCGACGGTTTGCCCCGTCGCCGCTGCTTGATATGCCGCTGTCGTGAGCGTAACGACCTTGAATGCGTCCTCGGGTGGGCTCATGTTTTCCACGCGCCCCAACACGACATCCACAAAATGGCGGTCAGGCGTAGACGCCGGCGGCAACTCTTTGGCTTCCACGACGCGCTGTTCGCCGCCCATGGGCTGCCACACGACTTGCCCTCTGTCCAACCACATAGCGCCCTCGGTGCCGACAAAGGTGTAGCGCTCCATAAAATGGGTGAAGTTGCCCATCGCGATGAGCGCCCCTAACGCCCCACCTGAAAACTGCACACCCACGATGTCGTTGATTTCCACAGGCGCCCCGCACTGGCTGATCGTCGCAGACACTTTGACAGGTGCGTTAGGCACCGTCCACAGCACAAAATCCACCATGTGGCTGCCTGAGTCCATCAACATTCCGCCGCCGCTGAGTTCCGGCATCTGGCGCCAAGTGCCTTGCGTCAGTTGCTGCCAATCTTGCCCGATGACCGCTTCCACAAAAGTCAGTTCGCCCAGCGCCCCTTTGTGCACTTGGTCACGGATGAAGCGAAAAACAGGCGTGAAGCGGCGTTGGTAACTGACGACGACTTGTTTACCGGCTTGGCGCGCGGCGAGGACCACTTTTTGCGCCTGTTCGCTGGTCACCACCATCGGTTTTTCCGCAAGGACATGTAAGCCCCGTTGCAGTGCCGCCACGATTTGCTCAAAATGGTGGGCGTGGGGGGAAAGAACGAGGACACCGTCCATCTCCACCCGCTCCAACATCAGTTGCCAATCGCCAAACACCGTCTCACCTTCCCGAGCCGGCAACCCCACCTGCTCTGCCCGTTGCTTGGCAGCGTCTAAATTGGGGTCTGCAAACGCCACGACTTTTGCCTCGGGAACGCGCTGCAAATTTTGCAAATGGAAGCCGGCGATGCCCCCGGCGCCGATAAATCCCAGTCGCACTGTCGGCAACCTGTCTCGCCTCCTTGCCACAAGTTTTTTACGCCCTTGAATTTTGACGATCGCGTCCGTTAGCGCAAGCGACAACCCGTGGCAAGATTTTCCCACGCCGGATGGGGCAACTACGCTCCGCCGACTTCTCGGAGGTCGTTGTTCCTGCAGCGCCGCCAAATTGGGTGGCGCACAGAACGAGGAGGTAAGTCCTGATGGGCAACTGGCAACCAGCGGATTT
This sequence is a window from bacterium HR17. Protein-coding genes within it:
- the rebM gene encoding Demethylrebeccamycin-D-glucose O-methyltransferase — encoded protein: MDDWRYRLLVCPLDHAPLHPNLSELECPACKRVYPVHDGIPSFVVADLAHHHDTHEWQWKQREMQARNEQSAFYDRLLGLMLLTPFEAAMTVRALRGDRPRFGVLAEIGCGTGRMLQRFAPYADYLVGADLSLASLQRCAERMQRLGLAERVLLVHADAAFLPFADATFDAVASCQMIEHVPSDRMRHRVVSEIARVLKPGGRYAISGYHYSWLVRAFKKEGVHKGGIYFFRFTRDEFLALIRPHLPVERLQSICGYAWLASGTKPLDKKHT
- the gfo_4 gene encoding Glucose--fructose oxidoreductase; protein product: MPTVRLGFIGAGGIAGFHLQNLQRVPEAKVVAFADPNLDAAKQRAEQVGLPAREGETVFGDWQLMLERVEMDGVLVLSPHAHHFEQIVAALQRGLHVLAEKPMVVTSEQAQKVVLAARQAGKQVVVSYQRRFTPVFRFIRDQVHKGALGELTFVEAVIGQDWQQLTQGTWRQMPELSGGGMLMDSGSHMVDFVLWTVPNAPVKVSATISQCGAPVEINDIVGVQFSGGALGALIAMGNFTHFMERYTFVGTEGAMWLDRGQVVWQPMGGEQRVVEAKELPPASTPDRHFVDVVLGRVENMSPPEDAFKVVTLTTAAYQAAATGQTVAVPSLPA